GGCACTTGAACTACTTCAAATTACCTCTTCCATGCTTGAGAATGATCCGGTTATTCTTTGTGCGGTCTGCAAAGACCAGTTTTTACTCGACATGCAAGTTAAAATGTTGCCTTGCAAACACATGTATCATTCTGATTGTATTTTACCATGGTTAGAAATGAATAATTCATGTCCAGTTTGTAGGTTCCAGTTACCTACGGAGGAAGACGAGGTTTGCCGTAGACGTCAGGATTTTGTTGCAGCAATGAGATTGGAAGAGTTTCTGGGTGAGCAAGAGGATTTGTTTGGGTTTAGGCGCACACTTAGACGTGTTGCCAGGAGGCATCAGCTTGACAGGGAGGATACCACTAGGGGTGACAGTTTGGAGTTTCTGCTCTCCCCTACTCAGATTGGCCAGACCGGTCAAGGAGATGGAGTTGTTGCGAGAGCTAATAGTGTGGAGACCGTATCAAGTTGGCCGAATTGGCCACTCGAAAGTGGTAGTGAAGATGAAGTAGGTGGAAGTGGTAACACATTTGGTAATTAATGAGATCCGGTTGTCAGGTCTTTAAGCAGTGTTAAGGTATGCTATTGTTTTTTTCAGACTTATTACTTATGTGGCTTCACTGTGCAATGTTGCTCTAAGTTCTATGTCAGTTTTTCTTATTGTGAACTTGATTTATGTGGATTCTCTTTGTTTTCTTATTGGTTATGATTACTATATCTTGCAATCAATCTGCCGTAAATGACTTCTAGCCTATGTGGACAGATGAAGTACTTGCATTTTCTGCTTCTTAATATGGGCATCTTTTGGCCCATTTGGCGCACATAGGTAAGTGAGACATATTTTTACGATGTTCCAATTGTGCGTCAACTCTACATCTATGGTTGATTATATTTATAGTATTCGAGGATGCAACATTTCTATCCTTTGATGAAGAGGACCTATGAATAATGGAAGCGACAGAAAGTTGGTATATGGGCGATAACATGTAATTTGAAACTAACCTACCAAAGGTGAGTAGCGTGGCATGTATAATCAGGAAACCAAAGGAAGTGGTTAAGTACCATTTTTTTGTTCAGATAAATTTACCTTCATCCATGTAGGGGATATAAATGGATTATAGTTAGGACTGCATGCATTTCAAATTTTCTCTAGGCAACATGTTTTCTTGAAGTAAATACAGGTGCAATAGGGACTTACAATAGCTATGGGTTGTAAATTCATAAGCTGTCGTTTTGTAAGTTGTGGAAATATCCATTTCCTACTCTCTTAAGTATGTAGTGCTCTTACTTTGTGAGAGCTTGTATTTTGAAATACTAATTCAACCTTAAGTACAGTAATAAGTGTTGAAATTCAAGATAACTATTGTTTTTAGTGttagaatatatttatgttagtaATACATTCTTATGTTTGTAGCATAAAAAGGAGTTGTGGTAATTAGGGAAGTTTCATTAGTCTAATCTTTCCTTACTCTCTATAGTCTGAAATTTCCTTATATTCATACAGTTAAGCCATTATATAAGAAGCCATGTTATATGTTATCATTTCAATTTAAACAAgagtttctctctttttttattgGTAGAAGTATTGAATTAAAGTGCAGCAAACTGCTGCAAAGTATATACATTGGAAAGCCTCATTACAGAATGCCTCTACATCATTTGCAATTGCCATGTTACACCAATAAAACAGTAAATAAATGCATCTGTTCTTAATGCCGATGACAGATTCCTTTCTGCTCTAAAAAATTCTTGTGTTCCTTTGTTTACGGATGATCCATGAGATGGTGACAGACTTCATATTCCATATCTTTTGCTTTTCCTTCCCATCCCTTTTAAGCCCCAAGATTTTAGGAGCTAAGTAGTTGTAATAAGCATTAATTAGCTAACCACTCTAATGTTCAGAATGTAATGCCAGAAGATGCTTGATATCCTCATTCTGCCTTCGATATAAAGGACATCTGTTGCTGATATTGATCCCCTTTTCTGAAGGTTGTTTTTAGTAAGGCAAGTGTGCCACCAACCATGTCAAACAGTCCACCTTTAGGCGTGCTCTGTTTTCCCAGATGGTTTTCCATGGCCAATTAGAAAAGCTATCAGTTTACATTTTTTAATTGCTGGGAATATATTCCAACTTTTCTGGTCTATATCAGTGTCTATGATATGGGAAAAGACCTTAAAGCCTCCATGTGACACTGCTTGTCAAGTCAAACATTTGTTTCATGTCATAATATTACTTTTCATGCCTCTCAGGTGTCCATTCTAGCAGCAATATTATTCTGTACATAATATGGTCTATTAAGTCAACTTCATTTTCAAGAATCTCTTTCTGCACAACTTCTTTgttaattttgctttttcatGGTATTAGATTTTTGGGTATTGATCCCCTCCTTAACATTTGAATTTTCAGTAACTGTTCCGGAAATGTCTTATTCTCTGGTCTGTCATAATGGGTGTATTTCCAGTTATTGTTTGGACTCAATTTTCAATTACTCTTCA
The sequence above is a segment of the Solanum lycopersicum chromosome 10, SLM_r2.1 genome. Coding sequences within it:
- the LOC101256139 gene encoding E3 ubiquitin-protein ligase RING1-like, giving the protein MSTTIATPPQRHHTFWCHECDMSVFLLHPPPNNPRCPHCHSDFLEHMDSFTPTILPQFPNHPNPTSDIETPTTFTPSDDNFLLNSPYLHRLIRHLTTTNDAPTPNLHNNSASRSAVAALELLQITSSMLENDPVILCAVCKDQFLLDMQVKMLPCKHMYHSDCILPWLEMNNSCPVCRFQLPTEEDEVCRRRQDFVAAMRLEEFLGEQEDLFGFRRTLRRVARRHQLDREDTTRGDSLEFLLSPTQIGQTGQGDGVVARANSVETVSSWPNWPLESGSEDEVGGSGNTFGN